A section of the Rhizobium sp. Pop5 genome encodes:
- a CDS encoding GatB/YqeY domain-containing protein — translation MLRDQLATQLKEAMKAKDSERLSTVRLIQAAIKDRDIANRGTGKEQASDDEILQILAKMVKQRDESAKIYEENSRPELAAKERAEIIVIQDFMPKQLSDSEVRANISAIIAETGSSGVKDMGKVMAALKERYAGQMDFAKASATVKELLN, via the coding sequence ATGCTGCGCGATCAACTCGCCACCCAGCTGAAAGAGGCGATGAAGGCCAAGGATTCGGAGCGGCTTTCCACCGTCCGCCTCATTCAGGCCGCGATCAAGGACCGCGATATCGCCAATCGCGGCACCGGCAAGGAGCAGGCGAGCGACGACGAGATCCTGCAGATCCTCGCCAAGATGGTGAAGCAGCGCGACGAATCGGCAAAGATCTACGAAGAGAATTCCCGGCCGGAGCTTGCTGCCAAGGAGCGTGCCGAAATCATCGTCATCCAGGATTTCATGCCGAAGCAGCTCTCCGACAGCGAAGTGCGCGCCAACATCTCGGCGATCATTGCGGAGACGGGCTCCTCGGGCGTCAAGGACATGGGCAAGGTGATGGCGGCGCTCAAGGAGCGTTATGCCGGGCAGATGGATTTCGCCAAGGCGTCGGCGACCGTCAAGGAACTGTTGAACTGA